TCGCGGAGTACTTCGGCGCGTACGAACGCGCCTTCGAGCTGCCCGTGCGCCGGCCGGTGAACGTCGCCGAGGTGCGCGAGGGCGCCGGGGCGGAGACCGGGCGGCTACAGGTGGTGACGGACGCGGGCACGTGGTCGGCGCAGGCGCTGGTCAACGCCACGGGCACCTGGGACCGGCCGTTCTGGCCGCGCTACCCGGGCCAGGAGACGTTCCGCGGCCGGCAGCTCCACACGGCGCAGTACCGCGGCCCGCAGGACTTCGCCGGGCAGCGCGTGGTGGTCGTCGGCGGCGGCGCCTCCGGCACGCAGCACCTGCTGGAGCTGGCGGGGACCGCGGCGGAGACCGCCTGGGTGACACGCCGGCCGCCGGTGTGGCGGGAGGGACCGTTCACCGAGGACTGGGGCCGCGCGGTGGTCGCCAGGGTCGACGAGCGGGTACGGGCAGGGCTGCCGCCGAAGAGCGTGGTCGGCGAGACCGGTCTGGCGCTGACGGACGAGGTACGCGCCGCGCGGGCGGCCGGCGTGCTCGTGCGGCGGCCGATGTTCGAGCGGATCACGCCGGACGGCGTGGCCTGGGCGGACGGGACGGTCTTCGGCGCGGACGCGATCCTGTGGGCCACGGGCTTCCGCGCCGCCGTCGACCACCTGGCGCCGCTGCGGCTCCGCGAGCCGGGCGGCGGCATCCGCATGGACGGCACCCGCGCGGCCCGCGACCCGCGGATCCACCTCGTGGGCTACGGCCCGTCGGCGAGCACCATCGGCGCCAACCGCGCCGGCCGCGCGGCGGTCCGCGAGCTGACCCGGCTCCTGGCCGGCACGCCCGGCCGCGGCCCCGGGCCCGTACCCGCGGAGCCCGGCGCCGTCAGCGCTGCTGTCTGAGGCTGGAGCTGCGGACCACCAGCTCGGGCTGGAGCACGATCCGCTGGTGGTCGTGGTCCTCCACGCCCCGTTCCGTCTCCTCGATCAGCAGCTCCGCGGCCTCCCGGCCCATCCGGTGCGCCGGCTGGCGCACCGAGGTGAGGGGCACCGCCGCCGCGGCGGCGAACTCGATGTCGTCGTAGCCGACGAGCGCGATGTCGCCGGGCACCGAGACGCCCGCCGCGAAGAGGGTCTGGAGCACGCCGAGCGCGAGGAGGTCGTTGGCGCAGAAGACCGCCGACGGGCGCGGCGACATGCCCAGCAGCCTGGCCCCGGCGTCCCGGCCCGCGGCGACGTCCATCTGCTCGGTCTCGACGTGGATGAGCGCCTCAGGACCGAGCCCCTCCTCGGCGAGGGCGGCCAGAGCCCCGGTGTGGCGGTCCTGGCACTGCGGGAGCTGCATGGGGCCGCTGACGTAGACCAGGGAGCCGTGGCCTGCGCCGATCAGGTGACGGGCGGCGAGCACGCCGCCCTGGACGTCGTCCAGCGAGACCGAGCAGGCGTCGGCGCTGGCGACGGTGCGGTCCACGAAGACGTACGGGATGCCGTGCCGGCCGAAGGACTCCAGCGTGCGTCCGCTGGTGTCGGCCGGGGTGACGAGCACGCCGCGCACCCGCTGCTCGGCGAAGAGGCCCAGGTACTCGGCCTCCTCGGCGGGGCTCTGCGCGCTGTTGCAGAGCATCACGCCGAGCCCCGCTTCGCGCGCGGCGCGCTCGGCGCCGGTGGCGACGTCGACGAAGAACGGGTTGGTCATGTCGAGGACGAGCAGCGCGATGATGCGGCTGCGCCCGGCGCGCAGTTGCCGCGCCGACTCGCTGCGTACGTAGCCGAGCCGGTCGATGGCCGCCTGCACCCGCTCGCGGGTGGCGGCGGCCACGCTGTCCGGCCGGTTGATGACGTTCGACACGGTGCCGACGGAGACGCCCGCGTGCCGCGCGACGTCCTTGATGCCCACCATGCGCCCCACGCGCGTTCCCCTTCAGCCGTCCAGCCGGTCGTACGCGGCGCGCCCCGGCCGCGGCCCGTCGCTCATGCTACGCATCGCCCTCGCCACTCCCCGCAACCTCCACCAGGTCCAGCCCGGCGAGATCCGCGAGCGCCCGCAGCTCCGGCAGCAGGTGGCCGGTGGCCAGCGCCCAGTGGTGGCCGACTCCGCTCGCGCTCCACTCGTCGCACCACTCGCCCGGATCCCGGCCGAAGTCGACGCGGGAGGTGGTGTTGCCGATGGCCAGCAGCGGTCCCGGGGTGACGGTGCCGGTGGAGGCGATGAGCCGGTAGCGCCCGTCGCGGGTCTGGCCGAGGCCGACGGCGGTGACCGGCCCGTGCCGTACGTCGAACTCCACGGACACGCCCCAGCCGCGCTTGCCGTGGTAGACGCCGAGGCCGCGCAGCAGCGGCCGGCCCTCGCTGATCGCCAGGTGCCCGGGCCCGTCGTGGCCCATCTCCACGACACCGTCGCGGAAGTTGAGCGCCTGCATCTCGGTGAAGGAGCCGCCGGCGCCGAACCGGTCGGCGACGAGCATGGCGAGCGAGGTCCGCAGCTCGTACTCGCCCGCGGCGGGGATGCCTCGGGCGGTGAGCAGGGACGCGCCGAGGATCATGCCGGCGCCCAGCCGCTCGTGCGTCTCGCCGTCGAGGCCGCGGTGGTAGTACGCGAGGGAGTCGAGGTCGAAGTCGGCGGCGAGCCGGTCGAGGCCCACCGACACCCGCGCCGCCCAGGCCAGGTCGTCGGGGTCGACGGTCGCGTCGAGGTCGAAGACCTCGCGGGTCTCGGCGAGCTTCGCCGCCACCTCGGCGTCGCCGGCCTTCGCGGCCCGTACCCGCAGGTCGTCGAATTCCAGCACCTCGACGTGGCCGCCGAGGTTCGCGGGGACCATGGTGAGGTCGGTGGAGACGTCGTACATGCCCGGATAGAGGTGGCCCATCAGCCCGTGCCGGCCGCCGCGCAGCACGGCCCGCACCCCCGCCGCCCGGATCCAGCGGCCGATCCTGGCCCACGCCCGCTCGTCCTCCAGATGGCCGGAGACCGAGCGGAAGGGGACGCCGCAGCGCTCGAAGGCGTTGGCCATCTCGGGCAGCGGGCAGGCGCCGCAGTAGGCGAGCCACTGGCCGGTGTCGAAGCTCGCGTGGTCCATCGCCTCGGTGGGCTGCAGGTTGATCAGCAGCACCGGCGCGCCGCTGCGCTGGGCGACGGGGACGAGCATCGTCGCGGTCATGTACGTGGTGAGGAAGCCGACGATCAGGTCGCAGTCCGCGGCGCGCAGCTTCTCCGCCGCGGCGGCGCCCCCGGGGGTGTCGGAGATGAAGCCGGCGTCGACGACCTCGGCGTCGAACCCCGCCATCCGCTCGGCCACCCGGGCGGCGGAGCGCCTGAGCTGCGGCAGCAGGTCGGGGAACTGCGGCCAGTACGCGCCGAGTCCGCCGGCGACCAGGCCGACGCGCGGACGGCGGGCGGTGGCGGGGATGCGTGCGGTCGTCATGGTGGCTCCTAGCGGGGCAGGGCGAAGTCCACGGTGCGCAGGGGCGAGGGCGTGGTGCCGGTGGACTTCTGCTGGTACATGAAGGACAGGACGCCGTCCTGGGTGAGCCGGGTCTCGTCGAGGTTCACCTCGCCGAAGGCGTCGAGGTCCGCGCCGTCGAAGAGGACCTTCCAGTCGGTCCACCCGGAGGCGGCGGAGGCGGCGGCGATCCGGCCGTAGGGCAGCACGGCGTAGGCGTTGTCGTAGCGGTCGAAGGCGAGCTTGGAGCGCTGGCTGGACGCCAGGGGCACGGGGAGTTCGGTCTTGTGCCAGCGCCCGGCGTCGTCGCGGTGGAGGTGGAAGGTGCGGGCGTTCGCCTTGCGGTCGGCGACGTAGTCCGTGGAGCACTGGCCGAAGCGGCCGGGGACGTAGCTGATGAGGGCGTGCGGGCGGCCGGCGGAGTCGGTGGCCTGGTGCTCCTGGTTCATCAGCGCATGGTCGGCGTTGAGCGGGTCGGCGACGGTGCCGGGGTCGTCGAAGGCGACGAGGTCGGGGCCGCCGGTGGTGCCGACGGCCTCGCCCGCGGCGTTGGTCCAGGTGCGGCCGTCGTCGGTGGAGCGGACGTAACCGGTGTCGTGGTTGCTGAGGCCGCCGGGGGCGCACATGACGGCGGTGTTCTGCTCGCGCCAGGTGTAGAAGGCGTGCAGGGTTCCGTCCGGTCCGTAGTCGATGCCGTGCAGGTACATGTTGCGGGCGGAGCTGCTGCCGTGTTCCGTCGTGTACGTGCCGGTGGAGCCCGACCACTGGCCGAGCGCGCGCCACCGCTTCCCGTCGTACGCGGCCAGCGCGTTGCGGCCGTTGCCGGAGACGCCGTCGCGGTAGCTGAGCAGCAGCCCGCCGGCGGGGGTGGCGACGAACTGGGGGTAGGTGAAGCGGTCGGTGAGCGGGAGAGCGTCCAGCGAGGTCTGCACGGGCCCGAAGGCGTCCGCCGTCCAGTCGTGCGCCTCCGGCCGGTTCATCAGCCCGGGCGCGGACTTGAGGTAGAAGAATCCGTCGGCGTGCGAGTCCATGTTGACGTGGAGCCGGCCGTCGGCGGCGGAGAGGCCGAGCGAGATGACGTTGTGGGAGTCGTCGTACTTCAGCCGGTGGTCCAGGGTGACGGTCTCCCACTCCCGGTCGCCGAGCGCCCGGCGGGCGACGACGGCACTGCGGTCGGCGGTGTACCAGGCCGCGTACTGGTGCCGCTTGTGGGTGAGGATGCCGTTCTTCGTGAACGAGCTGTTGTTGACCAGGCCGTCGAACGAGACGAAGTAGACGGCCTCCGGGTCGAGTTCGGTGTCGGCGATCCGGGTCAGCGACGGGCCGGGCGCCGGGGGCGGCCCCGGCGCCGCGGCGGGTCCCGCGTCCGCCGCGGCGACCGGGAGGGCGGTCGCCGTCAGCAGCAGCGCGGCGGTGAGGAGCGCGGGCTTCACGAACGTGCGGGAGAGCAGTCTCATGGGGGGTCCTCAGTCGAGGTGGAAGACCTCTGTCAGGGGGCGTACGGCCGCGTCCGGCGCGGCGCCGTCGAGCGCCTCGAAGAACGGGGCCATCTCGGCCTGCCAGCGCGCGTTGACCTCGCTCGCGGCCATCGCGGCATGCGCGGCGGCGAAGTCCGGGGTCTCCAGATAGCCGACGAGGAGGCCGTCGTCGCGCAGGAAGAGCGAGTAGTTGCGCCAGCCGGCGGCGGAGAGCGCGGCGAGCATGTCCGGCCAGACGGCCGCGTGCCGCTCGCGGTACTCCGCCAGCCGGTCGGCGCGCACCTTCAGCAGGAAGCAGACGCGGCGCTGTTCCGCGCCGGCCATCAGAAGTCGTACTCGTCGATGTTCTTCTCGTCGAACACGGTCGGCGGGCCGAGGATGATCTCGCCGTCCTTGCCGACGGTGTACTCGCCGAGCCGGCCGGCCTCGAACGTCTCGCCCTCCTTGCCGGTGATCTGGCCCGAGGCCAGCGCGGCGGCGGCGTAGGCGCCGAGGTAGCCGAGGTCCTTGGGGTCCCAGAGGGAGAACTCCTCGACGGTGCCGTCCTTGATGAACTTGCGCATCTGGTTCGGCGTGCCGAGGCCGTTGAGCACGACGTCGCCCTTGTAGTCGGAGGTGCTGATGTAGCGGGCGGCGGCGGCGATGCCGACGGTGGTGGGCGAGATGATGCCCTGCAGGTCGGGGTACGCCTTGAGCAGACCCTGGGTCTCCTGGAAGGACTTCTGGTCGTCGTCGTCGCCGTAGGCGACCTTGACCAGCTTCATGTCCTTGTACTCGGGCTTCTCCAGCTCGTCCTTCATGAAGTCGATCCAGGTGTTCTGGTTCGTGGCGTTCTGCGTCGCCGAGAGGATGGCGATCTCGCCCTTGTAGTCGAGCTGTTCGGCGATGCGCTGCACCTGGCTGCGGCCGATCTCCTCGGAGCTGGCCTGGTTGATGAAGAGCTGGCGGCAGTCCTTGGCGGTGTCGGAGTCGTAGGCGACGACCTTGATGTCCTGCTGCATGGCCGTCTTCAGCGGGCCGCAGACCGCGTTGGGGTCGTTGGCGGCGATGAGGATGGCGTCCTGGCGCTGCTGGACGAGGGTGTTGATGTACGAGACCTGCGAGGACGCCTTCGCGTCGGAGGGCCCGACCTCCTTGGCCTCGGCGTCGAACTCGGCGCTCGCCTCGATGCCCGCCTCGTCGACGATCTGCTCGTACGGGTTGTTGATCTGCTTGGGCAGGAACGCGATCTTCAGCCCCTTCTTCAGGGGCGCGTCCGGGTTCGCGGTGGCGTCGGACGCCTGCTCCTTGGCGTCGTTCTCCGCGTCGTCCTTCGTGGTGCCCGAGCAGGCGCCGACCGCCAGGGTGAGGGCGCACAGCGCGGCTGTCGCGGCGAGGGTGCGGCTCTTGTTACGCATGCGGGTGAACCTTTCGCGTTCGGTTCCGCGGATCCGCGGAGCTGAGGCAGACCGGGGGGATGGGGCTGGGGGGTATCGAGGGTCGGGGTACGAGGTCAGGGGGCCGCAGCGAGGCGGCGGTTGCGGCGCTCCGCGAGCGTGGAGATGGCGCGCGGGGCGAGTACGGAGGCGATGAGCAGCAGCCCGGTGACGATCACGCGGATCTCGTTGGCCACGTCGTTGAGGGTGAGGAGGTTGTTGAGCAGGCCGATGAGGAGCACACCGGCCACGGCGCCGCCGAGGGTGCCCTTGCCGCCGTTGAAGTCGACGCCGCCGAGGAGCACGGAGGCGATCACGACGAGTTCGAGGCCGAGGCCGTTGTCGGCGCGGGCGCTGCCGTAGCGGAGGGTGTAGACGATGCCGGCGAAGGACGCCATCAGGCCGGAGACGACGAACAGCGCGAGCTTGATGCGCTTGACGCGGATGCCGGCGAACCAGGCGGCGTCCTCCTGGGCGCCGATGGCGTACAGCGACCGGCCGAAGCCGGTCATGTGCAGCAGCACGGCGGCGAGCACGGCGAGCACCGCGAAGAGCGCGATGGGGTACGGCACGAAGGTGCCCGGCACGGTCTCGGTGGAGGAGGCCCACTGGGAATAGGTGTCGGGGAAGCCCGCGACGGCCTTGTCGCCGAGGACCACCGAGGCCAGGCCCCGGTAGAGCGTGAGCGTGCCGATGGTGACGGCCAGCGGCGGCAGCCCGACGCGGGTGACGAGCCAGCCGTTGAGCAGCCCGCCCGCCGCGCCGGCGAGCAGGCAGACGGGCACGATCAGCTCGAAGGCGTACCCCGCGTCCCAGAGGGAGCCCGCGAGCGCGCTGGACAGGCCGAGCATGGAGGCGACCGACAGGTCGACCTGGCCCGCGACGACGAGCAGCGTCATTGGCAGCGCGATGAGGGCGATCTCGGCGGTGTCGTTCAGCGCGGCGGACATGTTGCCGGTGGAGGCGAAGCCGTCGGTGGACGAGGTGCCGGCCAGGAACACCGCGATCAGCAGGATGCCGACGGCGGTGTCCCACCGCAGGTAGGTGCCGAGCGACTTCACTGCCGCCTCCTCTTCCGCAG
The Streptomyces sp. CNQ-509 DNA segment above includes these coding regions:
- a CDS encoding NAD(P)-binding domain-containing protein, whose product is MSGIVRTQVVVIGSGQAGLSAAYFLRRAGLDFVVLDHSPGPGGAWQFRWPTLTYGKAHRVHDLPGMALTAAEADGTRPAAEVVAEYFGAYERAFELPVRRPVNVAEVREGAGAETGRLQVVTDAGTWSAQALVNATGTWDRPFWPRYPGQETFRGRQLHTAQYRGPQDFAGQRVVVVGGGASGTQHLLELAGTAAETAWVTRRPPVWREGPFTEDWGRAVVARVDERVRAGLPPKSVVGETGLALTDEVRAARAAGVLVRRPMFERITPDGVAWADGTVFGADAILWATGFRAAVDHLAPLRLREPGGGIRMDGTRAARDPRIHLVGYGPSASTIGANRAGRAAVRELTRLLAGTPGRGPGPVPAEPGAVSAAV
- a CDS encoding LacI family DNA-binding transcriptional regulator; this encodes MVGIKDVARHAGVSVGTVSNVINRPDSVAAATRERVQAAIDRLGYVRSESARQLRAGRSRIIALLVLDMTNPFFVDVATGAERAAREAGLGVMLCNSAQSPAEEAEYLGLFAEQRVRGVLVTPADTSGRTLESFGRHGIPYVFVDRTVASADACSVSLDDVQGGVLAARHLIGAGHGSLVYVSGPMQLPQCQDRHTGALAALAEEGLGPEALIHVETEQMDVAAGRDAGARLLGMSPRPSAVFCANDLLALGVLQTLFAAGVSVPGDIALVGYDDIEFAAAAAVPLTSVRQPAHRMGREAAELLIEETERGVEDHDHQRIVLQPELVVRSSSLRQQR
- a CDS encoding L-fucose/L-arabinose isomerase family protein — encoded protein: MTTARIPATARRPRVGLVAGGLGAYWPQFPDLLPQLRRSAARVAERMAGFDAEVVDAGFISDTPGGAAAAEKLRAADCDLIVGFLTTYMTATMLVPVAQRSGAPVLLINLQPTEAMDHASFDTGQWLAYCGACPLPEMANAFERCGVPFRSVSGHLEDERAWARIGRWIRAAGVRAVLRGGRHGLMGHLYPGMYDVSTDLTMVPANLGGHVEVLEFDDLRVRAAKAGDAEVAAKLAETREVFDLDATVDPDDLAWAARVSVGLDRLAADFDLDSLAYYHRGLDGETHERLGAGMILGASLLTARGIPAAGEYELRTSLAMLVADRFGAGGSFTEMQALNFRDGVVEMGHDGPGHLAISEGRPLLRGLGVYHGKRGWGVSVEFDVRHGPVTAVGLGQTRDGRYRLIASTGTVTPGPLLAIGNTTSRVDFGRDPGEWCDEWSASGVGHHWALATGHLLPELRALADLAGLDLVEVAGSGEGDA
- a CDS encoding BNR repeat-containing protein, giving the protein MRLLSRTFVKPALLTAALLLTATALPVAAADAGPAAAPGPPPAPGPSLTRIADTELDPEAVYFVSFDGLVNNSSFTKNGILTHKRHQYAAWYTADRSAVVARRALGDREWETVTLDHRLKYDDSHNVISLGLSAADGRLHVNMDSHADGFFYLKSAPGLMNRPEAHDWTADAFGPVQTSLDALPLTDRFTYPQFVATPAGGLLLSYRDGVSGNGRNALAAYDGKRWRALGQWSGSTGTYTTEHGSSSARNMYLHGIDYGPDGTLHAFYTWREQNTAVMCAPGGLSNHDTGYVRSTDDGRTWTNAAGEAVGTTGGPDLVAFDDPGTVADPLNADHALMNQEHQATDSAGRPHALISYVPGRFGQCSTDYVADRKANARTFHLHRDDAGRWHKTELPVPLASSQRSKLAFDRYDNAYAVLPYGRIAAASAASGWTDWKVLFDGADLDAFGEVNLDETRLTQDGVLSFMYQQKSTGTTPSPLRTVDFALPR
- a CDS encoding L-rhamnose mutarotase produces the protein MAGAEQRRVCFLLKVRADRLAEYRERHAAVWPDMLAALSAAGWRNYSLFLRDDGLLVGYLETPDFAAAHAAMAASEVNARWQAEMAPFFEALDGAAPDAAVRPLTEVFHLD
- the rhaS gene encoding rhamnose ABC transporter substrate-binding protein; protein product: MRNKSRTLAATAALCALTLAVGACSGTTKDDAENDAKEQASDATANPDAPLKKGLKIAFLPKQINNPYEQIVDEAGIEASAEFDAEAKEVGPSDAKASSQVSYINTLVQQRQDAILIAANDPNAVCGPLKTAMQQDIKVVAYDSDTAKDCRQLFINQASSEEIGRSQVQRIAEQLDYKGEIAILSATQNATNQNTWIDFMKDELEKPEYKDMKLVKVAYGDDDDQKSFQETQGLLKAYPDLQGIISPTTVGIAAAARYISTSDYKGDVVLNGLGTPNQMRKFIKDGTVEEFSLWDPKDLGYLGAYAAAALASGQITGKEGETFEAGRLGEYTVGKDGEIILGPPTVFDEKNIDEYDF
- a CDS encoding ABC transporter permease encodes the protein MKSLGTYLRWDTAVGILLIAVFLAGTSSTDGFASTGNMSAALNDTAEIALIALPMTLLVVAGQVDLSVASMLGLSSALAGSLWDAGYAFELIVPVCLLAGAAGGLLNGWLVTRVGLPPLAVTIGTLTLYRGLASVVLGDKAVAGFPDTYSQWASSTETVPGTFVPYPIALFAVLAVLAAVLLHMTGFGRSLYAIGAQEDAAWFAGIRVKRIKLALFVVSGLMASFAGIVYTLRYGSARADNGLGLELVVIASVLLGGVDFNGGKGTLGGAVAGVLLIGLLNNLLTLNDVANEIRVIVTGLLLIASVLAPRAISTLAERRNRRLAAAP